ATCTCAAAGCAATCATAACAGTTGTCCTGTATATTATGGAACCGATTATTACACTTATTGTCATCCATCCAATACTGCCGTTCCTTATAATGCTGTGACCAATAATTACCGATGCTAAACCGGCAACAATTGTTCCAATACCCATTCCCACATCTGCGAATCCGGAGTATTGAGCAAATAAGGATCCTGACAGAGCAACTAATCCATTAGAGATACACAAGCCTATTATTTTTGTCAGTTTTGTGTCAACACCAAGACTTCTTATCATCTGCTCGTTATCACCGGTCGCCCTTATTGCCATTCCTATTTCAGTAGATAAAAAATAATCGAGTATAAATTTCACAATTAAAATTATCAATAAAAAGAGAAAAGGAGTTAACTGATCAATTGAAAAAGAAGGAAATAGATTATTAAAGCTATCAATAAGTGTTATTTTCCCTAAAAGTGGTATATTTGATTTCCCCATTATTCTTAAATTAACAGAGTAAAGCAAAGTCATAGTGAGAATGCCTGATAAAAGATTAGTAAATTTTAATCTGGTATGAAAAAAAGCAGTTAAACCTCCTGCTAATATACCGCCAATAACAGCTAATAAAATTGCTGTAACAGGATGCCCTCCCGAAAATATAATCTTTGCTGTAATAGCCGCACCTAATGGAAAAGTACCGTCTACTGACAAATCAGGAAAATCCAATATTTGAAAAGTTATATATACTCCCAATGCCATGATACCAAATACAAGACCTTGTTCCAATGCATGAAATACTAAGCTCCAATTCATTTTATGTTAACTCCTCCCTCTTAATGTTTTGCTATTCACTTTTATTCCAGGATAATCCGCCAAATACTATAGAATCTGCATCTGCTAACAATTCAGAAGGAACTGTTAAACCTAATTGTTCTGCAATATCCATATTTATGACAAATTTAAGTTGTTCCGGCTGATCTAATTTACCTATAGGAATTTCCGAAGGTTGTTTTCCTTCAAGTATCTGTAATGCTTTTTCAGCACTTTTCTGTCCCAAAGTAAAATAATCTATTCCAAAAGAGGCGAAACCCCCATCTGATACATTTGTAGGATCGGCTAATATTATTGGTATTTT
The sequence above is drawn from the Atribacterota bacterium genome and encodes:
- a CDS encoding ABC transporter permease → MNWSLVFHALEQGLVFGIMALGVYITFQILDFPDLSVDGTFPLGAAITAKIIFSGGHPVTAILLAVIGGILAGGLTAFFHTRLKFTNLLSGILTMTLLYSVNLRIMGKSNIPLLGKITLIDSFNNLFPSFSIDQLTPFLFLLIILIVKFILDYFLSTEIGMAIRATGDNEQMIRSLGVDTKLTKIIGLCISNGLVALSGSLFAQYSGFADVGMGIGTIVAGLASVIIGHSIIRNGSIGWMTISVIIGSIIYRTTVMIALRYGYKFGFQPGDLKLISVLLVVIALTLPIFRGRIKAIATSNGSNGGDNK